The proteins below come from a single Agrobacterium vitis genomic window:
- a CDS encoding conjugal transfer protein TraG, protein MSATKILWGPILTVLFIVFASIWSATQWTAWQLGFQPQLGEPWFEFGDMPVYPPPAIIWWWFFYDAYAPDVFMTGGIIAASGGFIAIVVAIGMSVWRAREAKNLATYGSARWADEQEIRSAELFGPDGVILGRYGGEYLRHGGVEHILCFAPTRSGKGVGLVVPTLLTWPGSCIVHDIKGENWELTAGWRSRFGRVLLFDPTNPASAAYNPLLEVRRGDVEVRDVQNIADILVDPEGMLERRSHWEKTSHSLLVGAILHVLYAEQDKTLAGVASFLSDPKRPIESTLRAMMLTNHLGEAGPHPVVSSAARELLNKSENERSGVLSTAMSFLGLYRDPVAAKVTSCCDWRIADLVSSDKPVTLYLVVPPSDISRTKPLIRLVLNQIGRRLTEDLHAKDRRHRMLMMLDEFPALGRLDFFESALAFMAGYGIRAFLITQSLNQVEKAYGANNSILDNCHIRVAFSTNDERTAKRLSDALGTATEMRAMKNYAGHRLSPWLGHLMVSRQETARALLTPGEVMQLPPTDEIVLVSGLFPIRAKKARYFEDKRMSERILPPPAISPAQRASSGSDDWVGRVAAAPPEPPGPSEGAALLASLDESDTTNSGIRKEPELPEHEDVDTAPSKEPANEFELLEDDPDDEGIRSRALRRQMLGVARQVSLDPNDGLEL, encoded by the coding sequence TTGTCTGCTACCAAGATCCTTTGGGGTCCAATCCTGACCGTCCTGTTCATTGTGTTCGCCTCCATCTGGAGCGCGACGCAATGGACCGCGTGGCAACTTGGCTTTCAACCCCAACTGGGCGAGCCGTGGTTCGAGTTCGGCGATATGCCGGTCTATCCACCACCGGCGATTATCTGGTGGTGGTTCTTTTACGACGCCTATGCGCCGGACGTCTTCATGACGGGCGGGATCATCGCGGCGTCCGGCGGTTTCATCGCCATTGTCGTTGCCATCGGCATGTCCGTATGGCGGGCGCGGGAGGCCAAGAATCTCGCCACCTACGGTTCGGCCAGATGGGCGGACGAACAGGAAATCCGCTCCGCTGAGTTGTTTGGTCCGGATGGCGTGATTCTCGGTCGCTATGGCGGCGAATATCTCCGTCACGGCGGTGTCGAACACATACTTTGTTTCGCTCCGACGCGATCCGGCAAGGGTGTCGGCCTTGTCGTGCCGACACTGCTGACATGGCCGGGAAGCTGTATCGTCCACGACATCAAGGGAGAGAATTGGGAACTGACAGCCGGCTGGCGTTCCCGCTTCGGTCGTGTCCTGCTGTTCGATCCCACCAATCCGGCTTCCGCAGCCTACAATCCCCTGCTGGAAGTGCGCCGGGGAGACGTGGAGGTTCGTGATGTGCAGAACATTGCCGATATTCTCGTTGATCCCGAAGGGATGCTTGAGCGTCGCTCGCATTGGGAGAAGACTTCTCATTCGCTGCTGGTTGGTGCGATCCTGCATGTTCTCTATGCGGAACAGGACAAGACCCTGGCCGGCGTCGCTTCGTTCCTCTCCGATCCGAAGCGGCCGATCGAATCCACCTTGCGCGCAATGATGCTGACCAATCATCTTGGCGAGGCCGGCCCGCATCCCGTCGTCTCATCGGCGGCGCGGGAACTGCTGAACAAAAGCGAGAACGAACGGTCAGGCGTTTTGAGCACGGCCATGTCGTTTCTCGGACTTTACCGCGATCCAGTCGCAGCGAAGGTCACGTCCTGCTGCGACTGGCGCATTGCCGATCTTGTCTCATCCGACAAACCGGTCACGCTCTACCTCGTCGTGCCGCCATCCGATATCAGCCGTACCAAGCCGCTCATCCGTTTGGTGCTCAACCAGATCGGGCGCAGATTGACGGAGGATTTGCACGCGAAGGACCGTCGCCACCGCATGCTGATGATGCTCGACGAGTTTCCCGCCTTGGGAAGATTGGACTTCTTCGAATCTGCTCTCGCCTTCATGGCAGGCTATGGAATCCGCGCATTCCTCATCACCCAGAGCCTCAATCAAGTGGAAAAGGCATATGGGGCGAACAACAGCATTCTCGACAATTGCCACATCCGTGTCGCCTTCTCCACGAATGACGAGCGGACAGCCAAACGGCTGAGCGACGCTCTTGGCACCGCCACGGAAATGCGGGCGATGAAGAACTATGCCGGCCACCGGCTTTCGCCCTGGCTGGGGCATCTGATGGTGTCACGGCAGGAGACGGCCCGCGCGCTTCTGACGCCCGGAGAAGTCATGCAGCTTCCGCCGACCGACGAAATCGTGCTCGTGTCCGGCCTGTTTCCGATCAGGGCGAAGAAAGCGCGGTATTTCGAGGACAAGAGGATGTCGGAGCGAATCCTTCCGCCGCCCGCGATTTCTCCGGCTCAGCGAGCCAGTAGCGGTTCCGACGATTGGGTCGGGCGTGTGGCCGCTGCGCCACCCGAACCGCCTGGGCCGTCCGAGGGTGCGGCGCTGTTGGCTTCCCTGGATGAGAGCGACACGACCAATTCCGGCATTCGCAAGGAGCCGGAATTGCCCGAGCATGAGGACGTCGACACCGCTCCGTCCAAGGAGCCGGCCAATGAATTTGAACTGCTGGAGGACGATCCCGACGACGAGGGGATACGCTCCCGCGCGTTGCGTCGTCAGATGCTTGGCGTGGCGCGTCAGGTTTCTCTCGATCCGAACGATGGACTGGAGTTGTAA
- a CDS encoding CopG family transcriptional regulator — protein MKEQLSIYLEPDLLRAVIAYADRHKVSKSVVAEAAIASFLSPDTAERQEAAITRRLDRLTRQLQRCERDIGISVETMALFVRFWLISTPALPEASQAAARAKGLERYEGFVEALGRRVAKGSSFLREVSEDRGEAIEKSPE, from the coding sequence GTGAAAGAGCAGCTTTCCATATACCTGGAACCCGATCTCCTCCGCGCCGTGATTGCCTATGCCGATCGGCACAAGGTCTCGAAATCGGTCGTCGCTGAAGCGGCCATCGCGTCTTTCCTGTCTCCCGACACGGCAGAGCGACAGGAGGCGGCCATCACCCGCCGCCTCGATCGGTTGACCCGCCAGCTACAGCGCTGCGAGCGCGACATTGGTATTTCGGTCGAGACGATGGCGCTATTCGTCCGCTTCTGGCTGATCTCGACACCGGCGCTTCCCGAAGCCTCACAGGCCGCCGCCCGAGCCAAGGGTCTGGAGCGTTACGAGGGTTTTGTCGAGGCGCTCGGTCGGCGTGTAGCCAAGGGCAGCTCCTTCTTGCGAGAGGTGTCGGAAGATCGGGGCGAAGCAATCGAGAAAAGTCCAGAGTAA
- a CDS encoding type I secretion system permease/ATPase, protein MFGSSRQASSQRQAAAVVFPLTRSVAGIALISGVVNVLALTSPLFMLQVYDRVLSSGSVPTLVGLAVLAVGLYAFQSLLDIIRGRVLLRIGERLDGQFSGRVHDAVVRLPLVTRMPGDGLQPLRDLDNVRGFLSGNGPTAFFDLPWMPLYLGICFLFHFWIGITALVGAVVLVSLTLLTNALSQKSIRETIAHNMARNGMLESARRNAEIVQALGLGKRLEKRWRRANADYLAANRKTGDVTGGLGGISKSLRMMLQSAILGVGAYLVIQQEVTSGVMIASSIMMGRALAPVEIAIASWKPFLMARQSWTRLNDLLAKIPEAAPVMTLPAPQGELRVEAVTILPPGEKKPTVAGVSFAIQAGSALGVIGPSGSGKSTLSRVLVGAWTPASGKIRIDGASLDQWDRETLGKHIGYLPQGVELFDGTIAENIARFEDDADPEAIVAAAKTAGAHELILRFEQGYETPIGEAGSALSAGQRQRIGLARALYRDPFLVVLDEPNANLDAEGEAAVVKAIASVRERKGIAVVVAHRPSAIGVVDHVLMMEGGRQKAFGPRDEVLSKVLKATPNTPRQNGFSATGFGMTPLRVIANPSANTPGRTQTDVEDKASTEDDPNVRH, encoded by the coding sequence ATGTTTGGATCTTCCAGACAGGCATCGTCGCAGCGTCAAGCTGCGGCGGTTGTCTTCCCCCTGACGCGAAGTGTGGCGGGCATTGCGCTGATCAGTGGCGTGGTCAATGTACTGGCGCTGACCTCACCGCTTTTCATGCTGCAGGTCTATGATCGCGTTCTCTCAAGCGGCAGCGTTCCGACGCTGGTCGGTCTTGCCGTACTTGCGGTCGGACTGTACGCATTCCAATCGCTGCTCGATATCATTCGCGGTCGAGTGTTGCTACGGATAGGTGAGCGGTTGGATGGCCAGTTTTCCGGTCGGGTGCATGATGCTGTCGTGCGCCTGCCGCTTGTAACGCGGATGCCCGGTGATGGGTTGCAGCCGCTTCGCGACCTCGACAACGTTCGCGGCTTCCTGTCTGGCAATGGCCCGACGGCGTTTTTTGACCTGCCCTGGATGCCGCTTTATCTCGGTATCTGCTTTCTGTTTCATTTCTGGATCGGCATCACGGCGCTTGTGGGGGCGGTTGTGCTGGTTTCGCTGACGCTCTTGACCAACGCACTTTCCCAAAAATCCATCAGGGAAACGATTGCCCACAATATGGCCCGCAACGGCATGCTGGAATCAGCTCGCCGGAACGCGGAAATCGTGCAAGCGCTCGGACTGGGCAAACGGCTGGAGAAACGCTGGCGCCGCGCCAACGCCGATTATCTTGCCGCCAACCGGAAGACCGGGGATGTCACCGGCGGCCTTGGTGGTATCTCGAAGTCGCTGCGGATGATGTTGCAGTCCGCCATCCTCGGCGTCGGCGCTTATCTGGTCATCCAGCAAGAGGTGACATCCGGCGTCATGATCGCCAGTTCGATCATGATGGGCCGCGCTCTCGCGCCCGTCGAAATTGCTATTGCAAGCTGGAAGCCATTCCTCATGGCTCGCCAAAGCTGGACGCGTCTGAACGATTTGCTGGCGAAAATCCCCGAAGCCGCTCCTGTCATGACATTGCCCGCGCCTCAAGGCGAACTCCGCGTCGAAGCCGTGACGATCTTACCTCCGGGAGAGAAGAAACCGACCGTCGCCGGCGTTTCCTTCGCCATACAGGCGGGTAGCGCGCTTGGTGTCATCGGGCCTTCCGGGTCGGGTAAATCTACGCTTTCGCGCGTGCTTGTCGGCGCGTGGACGCCTGCCTCCGGCAAAATCCGCATTGATGGCGCTAGTCTTGACCAGTGGGACAGGGAAACGCTTGGCAAGCACATCGGCTATCTGCCCCAAGGGGTTGAACTGTTCGACGGCACGATCGCGGAAAACATCGCTCGCTTTGAGGACGATGCTGATCCGGAGGCGATCGTCGCGGCAGCTAAGACGGCAGGTGCCCATGAATTAATCCTGCGCTTTGAGCAGGGCTACGAAACGCCGATCGGCGAGGCCGGCTCGGCTCTGTCGGCGGGCCAGCGCCAGCGCATCGGGCTGGCGCGCGCCCTTTACCGCGATCCGTTTCTTGTTGTCCTCGACGAGCCGAATGCCAACCTTGATGCGGAAGGCGAAGCGGCGGTTGTGAAAGCGATTGCGTCGGTGCGAGAGCGAAAAGGCATCGCCGTGGTTGTCGCTCATCGGCCAAGCGCCATCGGGGTCGTTGATCACGTATTGATGATGGAAGGCGGGCGGCAAAAAGCCTTCGGTCCGCGCGATGAAGTGCTTTCGAAAGTTCTCAAGGCAACCCCGAATACACCCCGGCAGAATGGTTTTTCTGCAACCGGCTTCGGTATGACTCCCCTCCGGGTGATCGCCAACCCATCGGCCAATACGCCCGGAAGAACCCAAACCGATGTCGAAGACAAGGCCAGTACGGAGGATGATCCGAATGTCCGGCATTGA
- a CDS encoding biliverdin-producing heme oxygenase — protein sequence MSTFDTMENTLTREASRTKRLKAATYDAHERLDQFIMKANPFADREHYGRFLAMQFHFHHDLDGLFFDPDLDLLLPDLGGRRRIEMIGQDFADLGLELPSARHATRFRKGETVDLPEALGWLYVIEGSNLGAAFLLKYAAQLGLNENFGARHLAGATEGRGLHWRTFTAALDSIALTDEQERKAIVEAETAFEHVHTIAREMFS from the coding sequence ATGAGTACATTCGATACGATGGAGAACACCCTGACACGGGAGGCAAGCCGGACTAAGCGCCTCAAGGCGGCGACATATGACGCGCATGAGCGCCTCGACCAGTTTATTATGAAGGCAAATCCATTTGCCGATCGCGAGCATTATGGCCGCTTCCTGGCGATGCAGTTCCACTTCCACCATGATCTCGACGGTCTGTTTTTCGATCCTGATCTTGATCTGCTCCTTCCTGACCTGGGCGGCAGGCGTAGAATCGAAATGATCGGGCAGGATTTCGCAGATCTCGGTCTGGAGCTGCCCTCGGCACGTCACGCGACACGCTTCCGAAAGGGCGAAACGGTCGACCTGCCGGAAGCCCTTGGCTGGCTCTATGTCATCGAGGGCTCCAACCTAGGGGCAGCCTTCCTGTTGAAATATGCCGCTCAGCTTGGACTCAACGAGAACTTCGGAGCGCGTCACCTTGCCGGCGCAACTGAAGGCCGTGGCCTGCATTGGCGAACGTTTACGGCCGCTCTCGACAGCATTGCCCTTACGGATGAGCAAGAGCGCAAGGCCATCGTTGAGGCCGAGACAGCTTTTGAGCACGTCCACACGATCGCCCGCGAGATGTTTTCATGA
- the trbB gene encoding P-type conjugative transfer ATPase TrbB, giving the protein MLRTALGASIVRYLEDPAVVEVMLNPDGRLWVDRLKEGLADAGEVLSPEDGERIVRLVAHHVGAEVHASNPRVSAELPETGERFEGLLPPVVTAAAFAIRKPAVAVFTLSDYIAAGIMTQAQADVLRIAVEKRKNILVAGGTSTGKTTLANALLAEVAKTADRVVLIEDTRELQCAAPNLVAMRTKDGVASLSDLVKSSLRLRPDRIPVGEVRGAEALDLLKAWGTGHPGGIGTIHANTAIGALRRLEQLVQEVVITVPRALIADTIDLIAVLSGRGSARRLSEIALVDGIDPVTGDYRTLSAQLSTDRQPLPKGEDQ; this is encoded by the coding sequence ATGCTGCGCACGGCGCTTGGGGCGTCGATCGTCCGCTATCTTGAAGATCCCGCCGTCGTCGAGGTGATGCTGAACCCGGATGGCCGCTTGTGGGTGGACCGGCTGAAGGAAGGTCTTGCCGATGCCGGCGAGGTTCTGTCGCCGGAAGACGGCGAGCGCATCGTTCGGCTGGTCGCCCATCATGTCGGCGCGGAAGTCCATGCCAGCAATCCCCGCGTATCTGCCGAACTGCCGGAAACGGGCGAGCGGTTCGAGGGACTTTTGCCGCCCGTCGTCACGGCGGCCGCCTTCGCCATCCGCAAGCCCGCCGTCGCCGTGTTCACCCTGTCGGATTACATCGCTGCCGGGATCATGACGCAGGCGCAAGCCGACGTGCTGCGCATCGCCGTCGAAAAGCGCAAGAACATCCTTGTCGCGGGTGGCACCAGCACCGGAAAGACCACGTTGGCGAATGCGCTTCTGGCTGAAGTCGCCAAGACCGCCGACCGCGTGGTGCTGATCGAAGACACCCGCGAACTGCAATGCGCCGCGCCCAATCTGGTCGCCATGCGGACCAAGGACGGAGTGGCTTCGCTCTCCGATCTTGTGAAGTCGTCGCTGCGCCTGCGTCCCGACCGTATCCCGGTTGGCGAGGTGCGCGGCGCTGAAGCCCTCGATCTCCTGAAAGCATGGGGAACCGGCCATCCCGGCGGGATCGGTACGATCCACGCCAATACGGCCATCGGCGCGCTTCGGCGACTCGAACAGCTCGTGCAGGAGGTCGTTATCACGGTCCCGCGTGCGCTGATCGCCGACACGATCGATCTCATCGCGGTTCTCTCCGGCCGCGGCTCCGCCCGCCGCCTTTCCGAAATCGCCCTCGTGGACGGGATCGATCCCGTCACCGGCGATTACCGCACCTTGTCCGCTCAACTTTCCACTGACCGTCAGCCACTCCCGAAAGGAGAAGACCAATGA
- a CDS encoding hemolysin → MTAVFNLTSTSSDLLYYLEEVWSAGFSYNGNGAFDDPNNTTHANWGAGTTSGYGVVLEGSPLDYAQGGLNTTTSDIDLLQFGTGYSYDETNGSALTTVDLSIDLGGVAPTTTFNYAIYTLSHGGLLEGGTFFGQSLPGFYDYFAQVGTEQIGTSGADALYSFEGNDVLTGNGGIDEFVFDLAGFGLLDTAFTTIGDDTITDFNAANETIYIGVTGYDDYSDLSITGTTNAVIDLGSYGSITLTGVSASSLSADNFAFV, encoded by the coding sequence ATGACTGCAGTATTCAATTTGACATCCACCAGCAGCGACCTTCTCTACTACCTCGAAGAGGTATGGAGCGCCGGTTTCTCCTATAACGGCAACGGTGCGTTTGACGACCCGAACAACACCACCCACGCCAATTGGGGCGCCGGCACCACCAGCGGTTATGGTGTCGTTCTGGAAGGCAGCCCGCTCGACTACGCGCAGGGCGGTCTCAACACCACGACAAGTGACATCGACCTGCTTCAGTTCGGGACTGGCTACAGCTACGATGAAACGAACGGATCGGCCCTCACAACAGTCGACCTTTCGATCGATCTGGGCGGCGTCGCGCCGACCACCACCTTCAACTATGCGATCTACACCCTTTCGCATGGTGGCCTTCTCGAAGGTGGAACGTTCTTCGGCCAGTCGCTTCCTGGGTTCTACGACTACTTTGCGCAGGTGGGAACAGAGCAGATCGGCACGAGCGGAGCCGATGCACTCTACTCGTTCGAAGGAAACGACGTTCTCACCGGCAATGGTGGAATCGATGAGTTCGTCTTCGATCTTGCCGGGTTCGGACTGCTTGACACGGCGTTCACGACGATCGGCGATGACACGATCACTGATTTCAATGCCGCGAACGAGACGATTTACATCGGCGTGACCGGTTACGATGACTATTCCGATCTCAGCATCACGGGCACGACGAATGCTGTTATCGATCTCGGTTCTTATGGTTCGATCACGCTGACCGGGGTCAGCGCGTCGTCCTTGAGCGCTGATAATTTCGCGTTTGTGTAA
- a CDS encoding invasion associated locus B family protein, with protein MTRETVQTSSLLSSTAVKPVLPGIGGIAPLAKTAAVLPVTISDGADEAFGEWKVAYVGREGRKIHVARYQRTGALTNRVGIDLGFSGNESMLGALTLPLGLKQKTGVRLQVDAGEISAKMTFVSAGSTGCVVKLGIDAEMIALLCQAERLNVYAQMASNAKKLVFPIPLHGFADAIERLRQIDRARMI; from the coding sequence ATGACACGAGAAACAGTGCAAACATCCTCATTGTTATCCAGCACGGCTGTAAAGCCCGTGCTACCCGGCATAGGTGGAATAGCGCCTCTTGCAAAGACGGCGGCCGTTCTCCCGGTGACAATTTCTGATGGTGCGGACGAAGCTTTCGGCGAATGGAAGGTGGCCTATGTAGGTCGCGAGGGCCGAAAGATACATGTGGCCCGATACCAGCGTACTGGTGCCCTGACCAACCGCGTGGGTATCGATCTCGGTTTTTCCGGTAACGAAAGTATGCTTGGAGCCCTCACCTTGCCTCTGGGCCTTAAACAGAAGACAGGCGTACGGCTGCAGGTCGATGCGGGCGAAATATCAGCCAAAATGACATTCGTTTCGGCGGGATCTACCGGCTGCGTTGTGAAACTCGGCATCGATGCCGAAATGATCGCGCTGTTGTGCCAGGCTGAAAGGTTGAACGTGTATGCGCAGATGGCTTCAAATGCCAAAAAGCTGGTTTTTCCCATACCATTGCATGGTTTCGCCGATGCTATCGAGCGGTTGAGGCAAATCGACCGGGCGAGAATGATTTAA
- a CDS encoding YbaN family protein: MAELRASRRTLIETSRRHSIRAIYLTLGITMLILGFVGMLLPILPIMPTTILLILAAWFFGRWSPRLEARLLNHPRFGQTLRNWRDEGAVSARIKAVAVIGMVGGFIIFCVTAFPGPRLAIPMGILIVGSAVFILTQPAPMANVVLLKKEQP, encoded by the coding sequence ATGGCTGAACTGCGAGCTTCCAGACGAACCCTTATAGAGACGTCCCGTCGGCATTCTATCCGCGCCATTTATCTCACCCTCGGCATCACCATGCTGATCCTCGGTTTCGTCGGCATGCTCCTTCCGATCCTTCCGATCATGCCGACGACGATTCTCCTGATCCTCGCGGCATGGTTTTTCGGCCGGTGGTCGCCCCGGCTTGAGGCACGGCTGCTCAATCATCCACGCTTCGGCCAGACATTGCGGAACTGGCGAGACGAAGGCGCGGTATCTGCCAGGATCAAAGCAGTCGCTGTCATTGGAATGGTGGGTGGTTTCATCATCTTTTGCGTGACTGCCTTTCCCGGTCCACGACTCGCCATTCCAATGGGCATCCTCATCGTCGGATCTGCTGTCTTCATCCTCACGCAACCCGCACCGATGGCGAACGTGGTTTTACTAAAAAAGGAACAGCCATGA
- a CDS encoding TrbC/VirB2 family protein: MVMAAAPAARASGSSMPWEEPLQQILESIEGPVAKIVAVIIIIATGLALAFGDTGGGFRKLIQIVFGLSIAFAASSFFLSFFSFGGGALV; the protein is encoded by the coding sequence ATGGTGATGGCGGCGGCACCTGCTGCCCGGGCCTCCGGCTCCTCGATGCCGTGGGAGGAACCGCTGCAACAGATTCTGGAAAGTATCGAAGGCCCGGTTGCCAAGATCGTCGCCGTCATCATCATTATCGCCACCGGCCTCGCGCTCGCCTTCGGCGATACCGGCGGTGGGTTCCGCAAGTTGATCCAGATCGTCTTTGGCCTGTCAATTGCCTTCGCGGCGTCGAGCTTCTTCCTGTCGTTCTTCTCGTTTGGCGGCGGAGCGCTCGTTTAA
- a CDS encoding invasion associated locus B family protein: MTSGACKKLPLILLFFIMSVPDLALPQTPADGSQAKVAGRIDEVHGKWSVTCLPRDGERVCAVRQIQAGRESGKPVLLIELRPSAQGAGKGGNMLPNTLRPETGVRLALDGGAATINLPIRDCNDKGCAVTVTFAGPAFEKLRNGKQLQVAGSGHDGTPKVFSIDLNGFSDAVARSLQLEQQRN, from the coding sequence ATGACGTCCGGAGCATGCAAGAAACTGCCGCTGATCCTGCTGTTCTTCATCATGTCCGTTCCCGATCTGGCGCTGCCCCAGACTCCGGCGGACGGATCGCAGGCCAAAGTTGCGGGCAGGATTGATGAGGTACATGGGAAGTGGTCTGTCACCTGCCTGCCGCGTGACGGCGAAAGGGTCTGCGCGGTGAGGCAAATTCAGGCTGGCCGGGAAAGTGGTAAGCCTGTCCTTTTGATCGAGCTGCGCCCTTCGGCGCAAGGAGCCGGCAAGGGCGGCAACATGCTGCCGAACACTCTTCGCCCTGAAACAGGTGTCCGCCTCGCGCTTGATGGGGGAGCAGCGACGATCAACCTGCCAATCAGGGACTGCAACGACAAAGGGTGCGCTGTCACCGTGACGTTTGCGGGACCAGCCTTTGAAAAGCTTCGCAATGGCAAGCAGCTTCAGGTGGCGGGATCAGGCCACGACGGAACACCTAAAGTGTTCTCCATTGATTTAAACGGATTTTCCGATGCTGTTGCCAGAAGCCTGCAACTTGAACAGCAGCGCAACTAA
- a CDS encoding HlyD family type I secretion periplasmic adaptor subunit, with the protein MSGIDQNSDVSRSIRLHLIAGLLASVVLVGGAGAWAAVTNLSGAVVASGHFVVDSYVKKVQHPTGGVVGEILIREGAEVKAGDIVMRLDATQTRANLAIVTKRLDELAARLARLEAERDDLPAISFPDWLLARRDNSDVISAIHSETRLFEFRKESREGKKAQLTERISQYRHEIEGLKAQEDAYQQGIEVLEKEIGALSGLREQGIVSDQRLNSLKTQLATYGGERGEKIAYQAQAAGRITETRLQILQVDQDLKTEVGRELREVQGQFGEYVERKVAAEDELRRIDIIAPQAGIVHQLAVHTVGGVVTPADPIMLIVPEGDDLALEVQIAPKDIDQIQLGHRAVLRMSAFNLRTTPELNGYVNRIAADLTTDEKTGLSYYLARLAVSPEELAKLKDLRLMPGMPAEAMIQTGERTALSYLVKPLSDQINRAFREE; encoded by the coding sequence ATGTCCGGCATTGACCAGAATAGCGATGTTTCACGCTCGATCCGCCTTCACCTGATAGCGGGCCTGCTGGCAAGTGTTGTCCTCGTAGGTGGCGCGGGAGCCTGGGCGGCAGTCACCAACCTTTCCGGCGCAGTCGTCGCCTCCGGACATTTCGTGGTCGATTCCTACGTGAAGAAAGTCCAGCACCCCACCGGCGGCGTGGTTGGTGAAATTCTGATCCGGGAAGGCGCGGAGGTTAAGGCCGGCGATATCGTCATGCGCCTCGACGCGACCCAGACGCGCGCCAACCTTGCGATCGTTACCAAACGCCTAGATGAACTTGCCGCGCGCCTCGCACGGTTGGAAGCGGAACGTGACGATCTGCCGGCAATCTCCTTTCCCGACTGGTTGCTTGCGCGCCGCGACAATTCCGATGTGATTTCTGCGATCCACAGTGAAACGCGGCTGTTCGAGTTTCGCAAGGAGTCCCGCGAAGGGAAGAAGGCTCAGCTCACCGAGCGTATCAGCCAATACCGTCATGAGATCGAGGGACTGAAGGCGCAGGAGGATGCCTACCAGCAAGGCATCGAGGTGCTTGAGAAGGAAATCGGGGCACTTAGCGGCCTTCGGGAGCAGGGGATCGTCTCGGATCAGCGATTGAACAGCCTGAAAACGCAGCTTGCCACCTATGGCGGCGAGCGCGGTGAGAAGATTGCCTATCAGGCACAGGCGGCCGGCCGAATCACCGAGACCCGCTTGCAGATCCTTCAGGTCGACCAGGACCTCAAGACGGAAGTCGGTCGGGAACTGCGTGAAGTTCAAGGGCAGTTCGGGGAATACGTTGAGCGCAAGGTAGCGGCCGAGGACGAGTTGCGGCGGATCGATATCATCGCCCCGCAGGCCGGCATCGTCCATCAGCTCGCGGTCCATACCGTAGGCGGCGTAGTGACTCCCGCCGATCCGATCATGCTGATCGTTCCGGAGGGAGATGATCTGGCGCTGGAGGTGCAGATCGCACCAAAGGACATCGATCAGATCCAGCTCGGCCACAGGGCCGTGCTGCGCATGTCGGCTTTCAATCTGCGCACCACACCGGAACTCAACGGCTACGTCAATCGAATTGCCGCCGACCTGACCACGGACGAGAAGACAGGCCTCTCCTATTATCTGGCGCGCCTGGCGGTATCGCCCGAAGAACTGGCGAAGCTGAAGGATTTGCGGCTGATGCCGGGGATGCCGGCCGAAGCAATGATCCAGACCGGCGAGCGGACTGCGCTCTCCTATCTCGTGAAGCCGCTTTCGGACCAGATCAACCGCGCGTTCCGCGAGGAATGA
- a CDS encoding VirB3 family type IV secretion system protein, which translates to MEEDVHGFFAPVHRALTEQILLGGAPRAVAIVNGTLAGAVGLGLRLWIAGLVIWAIGHFAAVWAARRDAQFVDVGRRHLRYPAHLSV; encoded by the coding sequence ATGGAAGAAGATGTTCACGGCTTCTTTGCGCCTGTTCACCGGGCGCTGACCGAGCAGATATTGCTCGGCGGCGCTCCCCGCGCCGTCGCCATCGTCAACGGCACATTGGCCGGGGCGGTCGGCTTGGGCCTTCGCCTCTGGATCGCCGGACTGGTCATTTGGGCCATCGGCCATTTCGCCGCCGTATGGGCGGCACGGCGTGACGCGCAATTCGTGGACGTCGGCCGCCGTCACCTGCGCTATCCGGCGCATCTCAGTGTGTGA